The genomic stretch AGGCAACAGGAACCGATATCATGAGGTTTATTGGGATTCCCGTGGACCAGTAACTGCAGGGGGCGGGATTACACCGGGTCATGTGACCGTGTCAGAAGATGAACATCCGTTGACAGCAGGAGtgtgtttattgatttgttttaaatgaaggaTGATATTTCAATGCGGCTGTGCGTTACCAGTCGCTGGTGCTTGGTTTCCTGTGTGGTGAAGGATGATCTCATATGGGGGGAGTGCGTAacatacagtgtggaagtagaTCACGTGTAGGAAATATCACAGGCAGTACGATGTGACTTTTTAGGTTTTAACCCTATCGTGGAGCAGCGTTTGTGCTATAGAGTCTCTCAGTTGTGTCAGGCTGCCAGCACAGGGAAGGCACACACAGCTTGAAGTCTTGGCGATTCAAATGCTAACCTAATATATCCACTGActgctgtttttaattattgtgaTTAAAATAGAGCAGGGCAGCAGGATCAGACGCTGAGGGCCGCACACCTCGCTGTCGGACGACGAGGTGGTGATTTCGGAGCAGTGATGTCTATCTCGGGAGAGCGGCCAGGTAAACCCTGACCTGGAGAAATGCCAGCGTTGCAGAGTAGGACTCCTTTTGATGGAAGAACTTTGAATCGATTGAAATTGGATATTTTGTTGTAGATGTAGAGGTTGTGTGTAAAATCTGTTACATCCCTCACTTTGTTTGCTGAAGAACGTGAGCAACTAGGTTTGACCGCCAAATCCCCTTCCTGACATTTTGACAAAAACTACTTTTtcgttctctctctcatctTGAAAGTAGGTTAATAcccaactgtgtgtgtgaggcttGCAGATTGAGGCGCATGTGGGGAGGGATTAAGTGTGGTAAATTACGAATACACCCAAATAACGGCTCGCTCTTTATTGAAGCATCTGTCGGCTCGTACATAATGACTGTGAAGGACATCTGAACACAGAGCCAGGGGAGCCTTTTCAGTGCAGGCCATTTTTAATGAGAGGTTTTATAAATGCGGATTTGTATTTCTATCTTTATCGAacgctccctccctctctcaccaaGATGAGTGAAGTGGATTCTGGGCCTTCCGTTCACTACAAAAGAAACTGTCGCTCAATATGCATCTCGCGTCAATTGGCTGTTTTTTTGCAACACCTGACTTACAGTCCGACTCCTGTGAAGGATCTGCCGAATGATGATCGTTGTTTGTATTGATTAGGGCTGTTTTCTGACAAGCCTCTGAGACTGGCCAAGGCTGTTGGCTAATGAATGCTGTGTCTACGGTTAATTACAGTGGCTGGTAATTCTAACTGCTGCGCCCACAACAATCAAGATCTCAAACTTGTCATTTGTGATAAATTATCAATACCTTCAGAGGCGGAATAAAGCACTTTCCCACATCGATCACCAGGAGACATTAAAATCCAGAAAGCTGAGGTAGGCAATGCAGTTTCCTGATGTATACAGTGACCTACAGGACAGAGTAATTGACTCTCAGATTGTATTGCTCACATTTAAATGGTcaccttttcatttttaaagagaTCCTGGCAGTAACCTACAACTTTTCACATTCGAAGCCGACTCTAACCACTGAGCTATAGACTCCAGCTGCCAAATACCTGAGGTCTGTGGAGGAATTAACAGAGCTCAGTGGTATGTGGTGCATGGTGACAACTTCCCCCGAGCAGCTGTCCTTCCCCAGATGCACACTTCCACACTCCTGGGCCTCAAAACCCACTCCAGTGTCCAGTGACGAAGCAGAACCCTGTCCCGCTCTGAACCGACTGTGCGTCTCCGAATATATGCACATTGATTTATTGTTTGCCGTTTCTCCTAGGCTTTGTTACAATATCTCAGAAAGGTCACTAAAGAAGAAACGTTACAACAACTTTGCTAAAGATCAGCACgtataaaatgcattaattgtGTTACTTGCCGTGTCATTACTCCTTAAGAGTGTCTGTGTCTTGTGTTGGGCATCTGATTTGGCCATTAGATTTGGCcggattattttcattttcacaccAGCACAGCAGTCTTCATACGGGCATTTCCAACTTATTATTTGAGGTACAAAAACAGTTTTTCTCAGACATTTAAGAAGAATTATGATGACAAAGCTTTGATACAGATGCTTTCTCGGAGGATTCAAACCATTTATGCAAActtaaatgtgtttaaacatttaaattaacaaaatataaaccGCACAAACATGTTACAAAGCCATTTGTTTGGTGATGTTTATGCCGGTGAATGTTGACCTTGTCCGAGCATGGTTTTGGGTATTGCCTGATTTTAACGTGGGTTGGGAAGCTGTGGATTTTGCCTCCTCCTTCTCTAGCCCCTTTGCTGAAGGAAGTCCATCTTGGATCGTAGGCTTATGGACAGAGCTGGATGTGTTgtagccctgtgtgtgtgtgtgtgtatgcaattgtGTGCGCAATTGTGTGCGCGTGCACTGGCTGCCCGAGAGTGCCACTGCCAGGTTACGTGCCACACAGGAAAATACAGTGGACATGGGCATGAATACATATGAATGCATGGGGAGGAAGCAAGCAGTTATTTACTTATGAGGGGAGAAAACGAGAGATGGTTTGATTTGTACACCGGGTCAGTGCCAGTGACCCCTCTGTCCTGGTCCTCTCTGGGGGCCTTCCTCTCCACCAGCTGGCCAAGAAGAGAGGAAGGGCATCACCTGCACTCATCATGTGCTGCACGAGGAGCCTATACACCTGGGTGGAGGATATGGAGCGCGGAGTACCAGAACTCTAGACAGAAGAAAAATGCCATGATGGGATCGAGTAATATGCTCCTGCGCTGGCTGTTGGGATAATTCCAAAATTGGGAAGGGCCGACGTGATTAGTTTTGACACTTAACCTTTCTCCTCACGGTAAGCCTATCCTTATGACCCTGAAGTTTCACCTCACAGAACTGAACCGAGTCTATACTGAAGGTGGGCTCACAAGCTGATTATTGGGTTTACATCAGCGCCGTGAGGACAGACCTTAAGTCTGGAAAGCCGTTTGTGTTcccagtgcagagagagaaatCGATTGCAGAGCAGTGGATTCAGATGCAGTTAAATATATAGACAGAAGGACATGTGAAGGATAATATATTCACGATTAATAATATGTGGGCCATATTCATCTACATGTTTGAGGTCTGTTTGGATTACAAGAGCTTCAGGGAATCAAAGGTTAGAGATTAGAGTTCAGAAATGGTAACCTGTAAATCTAGGaactaatgtaatatttcagactCATGGCAGGtcagttaatttaatgtatttgttttttgtattggtGATGAACACAATCTGGTCATCTGGTGAATGACCTGACTTCAAGGgagtataatataatgtatatatatataatctgctcAGTAATTGTCCTGTTTCTTCAGTGTGAAGAATAGCTTTCcactccttttctttttcttttaataaaaaacaaaaaattgttGTTAAAAAATGTAAGCTTTAAAGAAACAAAGGGAGACATGGTACAGATCTATAGAAAGAGCGGTCGGGTATCAGAGCTTCGGCAGCTGATTGTGTGACGGGTGGTCTTGGCTCAGAGAGACCATTGGGAAGAGCAGTGACCAGTTTATTGCTAAACTATCCAACATCACCAATATAAATCCATCCCTTTGGTGCTTATTGTGAAATCTCAATCTTCGAAGTggacagctgttttttttattttttatttatacaacCTTGCCTGCAGCAAAAGATTAAATTGCAACACAAGTCTCCTGCCTAGAAAtcagtttgtgtgttgtgtgattttAGTGCAGAAGAATTACATTTATTACATAATCTCAAGACTGGTATGGTTTTAATTTGGTTGTTGAAAAGACTGCAATAACAATAGCGTTTGTTGCAGCAGCAGCGATTTAAGAAACAACAGCTGTTAAAAAAATTGAGAAAATCTTTGCGTCTCTGCCTTCAAGTGGTTCTTGTCGTCTAACTGGAAATCGCAGTAACTCGAAGCCAGGGGTCTGTTACACGGGGCTCTTAATGTATAATGCAGTGAGTATGAAACATGCTGTGAGAAATGACGGATTGTGAGCCAATTAAATATTTAGAGTCCGTTTCCTATCAAGGAAGGAGTTGCGTTACATTTGCATCAGTTATAtccattattaacacattaccTTCTTGAGTGGTGAAGTGGCGCATTTTATTAGAGCTTAACGGGGAATTATAGCTCTCCAATTAATTTGCTGCTCCAGTGcaaacaactgcagctccagaTATGATCATATCTAGCAGAAGCAAATGTCTTCTGCTAGAGAACGACTTTGAAACGGTTGCTGTAATGCAGAGTGTTTCCACTGAGTTTGAAGCCATCGAACTTGACTGAGTGTGACTAACGCACGCTAATGGACTTTTATTCCACTCTTTTGATTGTTGTATCCACAGTCGCTTGATTAAATGATGTGCTTTTGTAGGAACATCTCTCCTCTCATGATTGTTTATTCTGACAATGGTGTCTTTAAAACGCACACAGTCAACCCCATCCATTCACAGCCACAGTAATGCAAACCAAAGGGAGCGTAGCGTGCCGTGGCTGGACACCACCACAGTGTCTTTGGTGAGAAGTGTAGAAGTGCGAGTCCTGAGCTCCgacctgcacacactacattcATCTTTCACAAGACATTTGAGGAGGGGGAAATctgcatgtatttaatgtttcttCTGACCACTGAGTGtccgtgtgtctcagtgaggagAGTACTTTGCCCCTGTGGTTACATATGGCCGGGCAGATCAGGCAATCTGTGGGCCTTTTTCCTCATGCCTTGTTTAATGAGTCTTTCTAAATTAAGCAGCAGCACACAGCAAAGGGAGAACCTGTTTTCACGGTTCACTGTGTCTACGTGTGCTGGTTAGGTGCTGTAAAAAAACACGCAGCAAAAAGGGAATGAGTAAATCTGAATGAATTAGGTGGACTGTGTACAGTGAGGTCCATGCCAAGCAAAACTGAACGAGATGACAAAGCACAAAACTGATGCTGAAGAGCTGATTGATTTGCTGTGCACGATGATAGAGTTGAGCACCGCTGACTTAGGGGTACATGGCACAGGAAGAGTTAATTAATAGTCAGAGCAGGAACACACAAACCGGTCTACCCTACTGGTAGTAAGTGTTGCTTCACAACTAACACAAGACAGGGCCTGGTGACACTTTCTAATCAACAGGCAGCCTAAAGGGAACGTCCTTCTCCCCGTTTCAACTTCTCTCTTGTTTGTGAAAGAGTCGATTGTCTGGACATAGAGAATTGTTTGTTAGCAGTTCAGTGTGAACAGGTAGCCTGGCTCCAGTGGATTCAATGGGGTTGAATCTGAAGCAACTGGAGGAAACTCAGTTAGTGGAAAACAGACCAGCTCTAGTGGCTGAGCTCACCTTGTCCATTTGGGCattttgtgttttcctgtctgtttATCTATTCAAGTTATCTTCTCACATGCCAgtcattttaatttctgtaGTACTTCTCCTTTATATAACCTGCTGCCTCTTCCTGCTGTCCACTGTACAGTGGGAGGGAGTGGGGGAACTTGCGTCTTCCAGCTTCCGTAGTTTAAATGAGCGCAAATGAAACCCAGTCAAAAGAAAAGTCAGCAGATGTGAtttaagatgtgtgtgtgtgtgtgtgtgtgtgtgtgtgtgtgtgtgtgtatatacaagaTCTTCAGTCATTACTCCCCAGCACACACCGACACCGGTTCCTCGGATTTGCGAGGAGCCTGGCGTGTGTTAATGCGCGTCTTGGGAATGCGTCGGTCTGGATCAGCTCGGGCGGCAGGAACAGCTGAAGTGCTGATGGCGCATCTGTTCGTTTCTCGCCGGCTCTTGGCAGTAATAGACATCGATTGTTTGACTGTAGTCTTGAGTGGAGTACTGCTGAACAGGCATATTGAAGATGCCTTTCACACAGGCGCTCAGCACTCGAAGTGGGTAGCGTCATTCTGgggaagaaggaaagaaagccTGTTCGGATCGTATGCTGaatgaaattgtttattgatcTCACCTTGGTGGGAATTGGGAAGCCCATTTCACTGTGTTTGCTGTAACCTTGTGAAGAAGGCTCGGGAGGAATGGAAGCCGCAggaataacaaatacattattgatTTAAGAAAATCTCCAGTAGCTCTCAGGTGACTGAAAAACATGTCCGATCTAAATAATGTGATTTGGTTCCTCTCCTCGGGCCTTTAAATGTTGGGAAACCTCTGATGTTCTTTGTAACAACACTTTTAACTTTAAGGGTTTTAGTGTGTAAAGGAAACTAAAACTGCCTGTAGGTCACATGACTTGAGCAGCGGCGGCCTGTGTGTGCCAGCGGAGAGGGAATGCCAGCACTCCTGTGCGATGAGGGGCGTTGGTAGCCCAGGGCCAGAGCGGGGCCGGTCCATACAGCCCAGGGCCAGAGCGGGGCCGGTCCATACAGCACTCCACTCAGAACAGCGCCTGCAGGCCTGGGCCCCTCACTGACACCTGCTCTTAAGAAACTGACATGGGTCTATCCTTTTAAAGACTACACTTTgctgcagacaaacacacacacgcatatgaACCTGTAGTTCAAACTCTTGTGGCAGAAAACAAGTCTTCACTCTGAGGTTGGTTTGCAGAATCACAGTAGTTTATTGACGCGACTGCAGGATGAATCAACAACAGGCTGATGGTTTCCTCTGACAGTCAGAGGAGCTTCTCTGCACACAGACGGTCCGCTTATACAGGCAGTGTCTTCCGTGAACACAGTTCAGATGCATCCCTTAACATGGTGATCATGTAGAAGTTTCCTTATAGAAACTTACAGCAAAGCAACAGAGACGAGTCATAAAAGGTCAAGATAGTTGCTCTGTTTTGGCAACTACCAGTAACCCTGCCTCACCCATCTCTCAATATCCCTCCTACCCATCCACACAAGGGGCACAGACATCTGATGGCTATTCACTGTGTTTCAACACTATTCATTCAAAGTGTTACTTAgtgcttaatttattttcttatttatctCATCTCCTTTATTGTTTGACACTTCAAATATAATACCAATCCAGCCAATCATACTCACCTTAAAGCTACTATTCACAGTCAAGtctggtgatttttttttacgtGTTTTTATCAACACCAGTGTGTTAATCTGCACAGTGTAGAGTCTGTAATATGTGTGTGccgtatatatgtgtgtgtgtgtgtgtgaggagctACAAAGCAGAAACAAACCTTTGTCCATTGTGTGTTTGTCATGTTATCTGGGATTGTGTGTTTTACCATCCTGTTCTTTGTATCTGCCTTCGTAGGTTCaacaaatatttgtatgtttgtatactGTGAatctatgtgtgtctctctctctctctctctctctctctctccacatccATACCCACGCCGTGTTCGTATCCCTTCATCAGCGCTGTCCCACCACAGTGCGGAGCTTCATTCAGTCTCGCGTTTAGAAGATCAAAGACTATTGGAGCAAAGTTGCATTTTCATGGAGTTCCTGCTCAGCTCTGTTGTTGTGCTTTAGCATCAGATCACTTCCATGGTGTGAGACACAACAACACCCACCACCGCCAAAAAAAGAGAATACTTTAATTTGCCTTGCAGACACAAAATAATTCCTTAATTCCTTCCTTAAGCCTGTGCTCGATAAATCCCCCTGGGGAAAAACCATAATGCAGTGAGGCAGaccaccgccccccccccccccccccgccgtaCACCGCACTGAGGGCCGCTCCGGCGCTCTGCCTGGCTGGCTGCCGCGCtgtgggggggagagggagagaagtggCTCCTCAAATACCTGCAGCCGGGGACCCTGCAGGGCCGAGCGCTAACTTAGACATGGAGGGGCGATCTCTCGGCGACTCTCGTCTCCGGCTGGGATGTTTGCAAAGCTTTACATGTCAGTAATAAGTGCGCAGCGCTCGAATCCAGGGCTGAGAGTGAACTGCTGCCGAGGTGAGAAGCCGCCATGAACAGCACTCTGGGCATCACTGTACCCACTGACAGAGGCAGGGCAGGGCGCGCAGGGGTAGCTAGCACACGCATTTCATCCTTAATGTCCTGTTTAACATGGTACAGGTCAGTGAAACTTCAGATACTTCTCCAttcatttacttttgtatttatttgcctACTCTTTAGCTGCCATTAACCATACTGATTACAGTCAAGTGTAGAAAATCAATGCAACACTGTttctggttgtgtgtgtgtgtgtgtgtgtgtgcgagtgtgtgtgtttgtatcccCTCTCCTGGTGAAGATGCAAGTGTAGAGAGACCCCTAGGAGATGGATGACAAACAAAACCACatacaaaccaaaacaatccAAGACTTGCTTCGAGAGTTGGAAAGGGCCGCTAtactccctctgtctctctcctgcagGGGCCCACTTCAACAGGCATCAGCACAGCCATGCTACCTCCTGCCGGCAGTTCCATCTGGCACCCCCGCCCCAGATGCCCTCCGAGTTCCCGCTGCCCCACCCCGGGCAGAGCCAGCCGAGCATGACCCCCCACCTACCGCCCCCACCACACCAGCACGGGACCCCCCTGCACCAGCCCCTGGCCCCGCTGCCCCCTCCGCAGTTCCAGGATGTCCCGGGACCCCCGTTCCTACCTCAGGCCTTGCATCAGCAGTACCTCATCCAGCAGCAGCTCCTCGAGGCGCAGCACCGACGGATCCTCCCGCACTCCAGGTGAGCTCAGACCCTTCGCTGGTCCGGTGCCGTTGTGCTCTTGACTTAGAGACCCCCCTGGAAGGTGCGGGACACggggaatgaaaatgaaaaccctcTGGGTGTATTGTCTCCTCTCTGCAGACGCACCCAGGAGCGGGCCCCCCTGCACCCCCACAGACTGCGCTCGGGCTACGACTACACGCCCTCGCTGCACGTCCCGCAGTCCCTAGGACAGCAGCCCAGGTACCTGGCCGAGGGCACTGACTGGTGAGTGCGAGAGCGATACCGCTGTCAATCAGATATCCCCCCCGGGAGTCGTGTTTGTGGTCGAAGACGGGGGGGGCACCTGCAGATCTGCCAGTAAGGCACAACCCGCTGGTCGAAAGATGTTCCTTGCATGTCTCTCATGGCCACGACAGAATCTTCTAGCTGAATCACATCTGTGGAAAAACACTGGCTTACTGatgagagaaaaacagaaacgcAACCATTGTGCCAGTCAAGTGTCTGAACCCATTGACCTATTTCCCTGCACTGCTGGAGAATAATCACGCATGTCTGTGGGCTTTTCtagttatataaaacaaataaagaacaaaCGAAGACAGTGTCCTTAAACAAACAGTGACTCTGCAGTTGAGCCCAGAAGTCAGAGTCAGAGTCATTGGGGGGGGATCATGCAGGGTCTGAGGAAGTGTCCGAGGGCATGAGACAGTGCTGGTTATCCGGGGTGGCTGGTTGTGCCACTGAGCTGCAGTGCAAGGCTGTGTGCTGAAGTATGGCGCTGTGTGGGTGACCTCTCTTTCCTCCATCTTCCCGCAGGGATCTCAGTGTGGACGCCGGGCTCTCCCACCACCAGTATCAGCTCAGGCAGCTCCCCCAGCACTATCAGCATTACCTGGCCTCTCCCAGGATGCATCACTTTCCCAGAAACACTTCCTCGGCACAAGTGGTGAGCTGACTCGATGTGATTGTATTGTGTTACGTGGTAATGTGCTGTATTAAACTGCTCTCACCCTGTTAAGATGAGGTGCCGTACCCAACGCCGTCtgcttttttaaatcaaagGTTGTCCATGAGATCAGAAACTACCCGTATCCACAGCTGCACCTGCTGGCTCTGCAGGGACTCAACCCGTCGCGTCACGCCTCAGCAGTGAGGGAGAGTTACGAGGTAGGACCGCTGCTTTCCGGTCGTGATGTTTGTGAAGCGAGTGCTGTTCCCTCTCGGCTCTTTTAAACTGGCACCAGACTGTGGGGACTGTGCCGAGTTCCTGTGGTATAATCCTGCAGTTTGGGGACACTGGCATGAGTacagctgttgtttttttgttgttgctgctgctcttTGAAAACTTCTGGAGCCCattatttgtgtctgtgtgaaagcagccagcaggtgtgtgtgttgctgtgtggtgggggtggggaggccGTGTCCTGTGGTGTTGTCTAATCCTGTCCTGCGTTGTTGTCAGGAGCTGCTGCAGCTGGAGGACAGGCTTGGCAGTGTGAACCGTGGCGCTGTGCAGACCACCATCGAGAGATACACCTTCCCCCACAAGTACAAGAAGGTAGGTCCCCCTCTGCTTTTGTCCACAGCTCAATCTGAGGCTCTTCATTTTAATAGCGGGGCGACAGTGATGAGaaatgtgttcagtgtgttttcaTGAACGGTTAAGAGTCAGGAACTGGCATGGTAATTGTGTTGATCATTGATTGCTGCTTCTGACGAGAAAGGAAACCTCAGAAGGCAGCTGAGCCCCTATTCACCCACTTCATTGCTGTAGACCATAATAAACTGCCTGAGATAACTGCGAATGTGGAAGGGTAGGAGTGGCCACGATACGTGTCTGTAGTGTCACTGAAAGTACTCCTGGACAGAGCTGTGCTTCCCTGGCAACACAGACTTAGCCGATGTTAAACATGCAATTTATCCAGTGGATTCAGGTTATTCTCCGCAATACATGATATCCATTAAAGCGGGCTTCCTGGCTCTTCATCCTCACAGTCAGAGAAAAGAAGCACTTCCTGGACATGCACTTCCAGTGAATTAAGTGATTGTTATATAGATTCATAAGAGGACAGCGATTGATTTAATCAGCAAAGATCACTGACTCAGACATGAGGTTTCCCAGGCTGTAGCTGATGTCATTAATTGGTTGCCTTCTAGAGAAGACCCCAGGAACTGAAGATAGCCATGGTTGTGGAGGAGGAGTCGGACATTGATGAGAAATGCACAATCTGTCTCTCCATGCTGGAGGATGGGGAGGATGTCAGGTAATGGTCTACACACCGACGCGCACTCGCTTGGGCTGCGTCCCAGACCTCCCTCTCGTTCCCTCATCGCCTGCCTCTGCTGTGGGGAAGTATTTTGCTCACAATCGTATGTGGGGGTGTCCCAGTTCCTTAGGGAACGTGGGAAGGGAGCTCTACTCCAATATCACCTCTCGACTGAGGCACAAGAGACACTTGTGtaaaagtggggaaaaaagtcaGACATGCAGATCAAGTTGCTTAGCAAATCAAATCTCATGATTTCAATATATGATTTAGATTGTCACAAACACTTTTCAAAGtattacaaagtgcaataaatacaataagatAAGCACGTGTCCTGCTACTTATGGACTACAATAAGTATAAACCTCAACACATAAAATAGCTTCTTTATTCATTCATGAACTGAATTGCCTTACAGAAGTGAGCAATATCTTTAAAAATTAGGATTTTATGTTTAAATGGGAGTGGGTGTTGAAGGGTGTcccattgtgtgtgagtgtgacagGAAGCCGCTGTCCTGGTGTTTTCCTTGCTAACAGCTCTTCTCCGGGGTTTGTCCGTTTGTCTGGCAGGAGGTTACCCTGCATGCATCTCTTCCACCAAGCCTGTGTGGACCAGTGGCTGGCCACCAGCAGGAAGTGCCCGATCTGCCGAGTGGACATTGAGACGCAGCTGACGCCCGACAGCTGATCtggccccctcccccccccaccccaccccccagctGGGTCCCAGTCCTGCCGTCCTCTGCTCTCTCGGGCCCCGTGCCAATCCCCCCCCGAGTCTTCGCCACCTCCGGCCGAAGACACCCGGAGGAGCACACTGGTAACGCGGGAGGGTCTGTAGCTTGTGGTGGGAGCGGGGAAGCTGTGGCAGCAGCATGGACAGGCCCTCGGCTGCCCCCGGGAGCTGGTTTCCCCGACAGGGACGAGTAGCACACACGctatgttttctaaagccaTTTCACGATGAAGGTACTAAAATCCACAGCAGGTCCGCCCTTCAGCTGTTCCGGATCCGTACACATACCTCGACGTGTCCTGGGGTGTCCCTTCAGAACAGAATCAAAGAGCCGGGCGCCCGCTCCGACTAACTAACATTGGTAGCTTCATTATGatagaaaattaataaaaatcaaAGCTTTGGTTAACCACGATCGAGATCACCGAGCTATTGAGCGCCACACGGCGACCACTTCCTGAATTGTTATTGAGCTTCAGCTTTGCGGTGTTCTGGGTCATGCGTCGTCTTCTCGTGAGTGCAGGTGTTTAATACAAGAGCTAACGGTAGAGCAGCTGTTTCGTGGCACCGATGGGCATCCAGCTGAGCGCCGCCAtctctgcactgaacactggaGAACAGATATCGGACGTGATGCGGGCGAGGGGAGGGTTGGGTGTTTTCTAACGGTGCCCTGAGCTCGGAGACGATTAAAGCCAAATACAGATTCCAGCCGAAATGGAGGAGAGCTCGACCCCGGTCATGCACCGAACCAAGGCTGCCcggctgtgctggcagggcccGCTGCCATGGGTGGCTCTTATTTTAATGGTGCCTCTTCACGGTGCAGGTGTGCCACCCAAATGCATGCTTCAGTGTTGGCTTAGGCTGTGGCTGTTTCCTTAGTGTGAGATTAAAGAGGGCTGTTTGTGCATGAATTTGTTTTCTGAGCAACGtgattctataaaaaaaaaaaaaaaaaaaaaaacacaaaaaatactaaaaataaataaatagcacgATGTAAATGGCATTACTGACACGGAGAGTCCCGTCTTCATCCTGTCACTTCTATGGCCTCTGGTGGAACCCTATTTTGATGTATACCTTATTGCCTAATGAACAAGCACATGTGATAGATATAGCAACAAcctctgtatttttttaatatgaagAACCATCCAGTGTTTCGGAGAGAATGAAAAGCTTGTGTCGGTCGTTTGTATTTCGATGTATCggatcccccccaccccatggtTGCTATGCTGTTTTGCTAGAACAACGATGTAGAGCTCGGTGGCGGCGCAGTATCCCCGCTTCGAAGGGCGCGGCCGGCACCGGAGGCTGTGCGGTCACTACAGAGGCGTGAGAGGAAAACAGATGCCATTTGTTTAAACGAATACCAaacatccatctctctctctctctctaaatcaGGACATGTGACTGTTTAACAAGCTTAAAGAGGAGCAACTCCATGTTGTCTGAATATTGTGAAAATAATTATGAAGAGTGTTGCAAAAGGATCTTATTGTCGTATTTTCAGAAATGCACTGCAGTCTGAACCTGCCCTCGCTTTAGTGTCGTCTTCTCTCTTCTGCTGAGCGTGTCGTGCTGTGAAAGTCATGGCAGCCCGTGAAATGAACAGAACCCAGACACGCCGGCGCTGAGAGCGTTTCTGTGCGACTCGGGCTGTTCAGGGAGAGTACAGT from Amia ocellicauda isolate fAmiCal2 chromosome 8, fAmiCal2.hap1, whole genome shotgun sequence encodes the following:
- the LOC136755173 gene encoding E3 ubiquitin-protein ligase ARK2C isoform X1, with protein sequence MVLVHVGYLVLPVFGSVRNRGAHFNRHQHSHATSCRQFHLAPPPQMPSEFPLPHPGQSQPSMTPHLPPPPHQHGTPLHQPLAPLPPPQFQDVPGPPFLPQALHQQYLIQQQLLEAQHRRILPHSRRTQERAPLHPHRLRSGYDYTPSLHVPQSLGQQPRYLAEGTDWDLSVDAGLSHHQYQLRQLPQHYQHYLASPRMHHFPRNTSSAQVVVHEIRNYPYPQLHLLALQGLNPSRHASAVRESYEELLQLEDRLGSVNRGAVQTTIERYTFPHKYKKRRPQELKIAMVVEEESDIDEKCTICLSMLEDGEDVRRLPCMHLFHQACVDQWLATSRKCPICRVDIETQLTPDS
- the LOC136755173 gene encoding E3 ubiquitin-protein ligase ARK2C isoform X2, producing MVLVHVGYLVLPVFGSVRNRGAHFNRHQHSHATSCRQFHLAPPPQMPSEFPLPHPGQSQPSMTPHLPPPPHQHGTPLHQPLAPLPPPQFQDVPGPPFLPQALHQQYLIQQQLLEAQHRRILPHSRRTQERAPLHPHRLRSGYDYTPSLHVPQSLGQQPRYLAEGTDWDLSVDAGLSHHQYQLRQLPQHYQHYLASPRMHHFPRNTSSAQVVVHEIRNYPYPQLHLLALQGLNPSRHASAVRESYELEDRLGSVNRGAVQTTIERYTFPHKYKKRRPQELKIAMVVEEESDIDEKCTICLSMLEDGEDVRRLPCMHLFHQACVDQWLATSRKCPICRVDIETQLTPDS